A window of Lacibacter sediminis contains these coding sequences:
- a CDS encoding ABC-F family ATP-binding cassette domain-containing protein, giving the protein MLAGFQNVTFEFGARAIIEDSTWHIHPNERIGLIGYNGTGKSTLLKLLVGEYQPSKGEVIRSRNTSIGYLHQDLLSFDTSESILQVALGAFEKVLLLEKEIEELGIQLEKNHEDEALLHLYSDKLHEMDTLDGYNIHHKTEEILQGLGFANADLQRPYKEFSGGWRMRVLLAKMILQQPDLLLLDEPTNHLDLPSIEWLEKYLLHYQGSVVIVSHDRWFLDRMVTKIVEVFQQGLHIYGGNYSFYQQEKEIRMELQMKAFENQQDFIRQQERFIERFRAKASKAAAAQTAIKKLEKLDVIEAPTNDRPNIRINFAIDKMPGKVLCELKHVSKHYGATRIVTNASAEIERGDKIALIGANGKGKSTLLRIIAGVEQYEGERKWGHNVDESFYAQHQLESLGLNHTLLDELKTCGTQKTDQELRTLLGCFLFGGDDIDKKIKVLSGGEKARIALAKTIISKANFLMLDEPTNHLDMHSVELLIEALNKYQGSIILVSHDRFFVSQTANKIWEIVDEEIKEFKGTYTEYLEWKERMAKREADSKSSAAASEKKTEIKKVVEEKPAVQQQAPVADTKQVINKEAKKELQKQQRILQQLEEKINATTIEKNKMEAQLSDPSTYSDKDKFKQTETSYQKLSKDLKELNAEYEAAFEKVMELESKMG; this is encoded by the coding sequence CAAAGGTGAGGTGATCCGCAGCCGCAATACCAGCATTGGCTATCTGCACCAGGACCTTCTGAGTTTTGATACCAGCGAATCGATTTTACAGGTGGCGTTGGGTGCGTTTGAAAAAGTACTGCTGCTCGAAAAAGAAATTGAAGAGCTGGGTATTCAGTTAGAGAAGAATCATGAAGATGAGGCTCTCCTCCATCTTTATTCTGATAAGCTCCACGAAATGGATACGCTGGATGGTTACAATATCCATCATAAAACAGAAGAAATTCTGCAGGGGCTTGGTTTTGCCAATGCCGATCTGCAACGTCCGTATAAAGAATTCAGTGGTGGCTGGCGCATGCGTGTGCTGCTGGCGAAAATGATCTTACAACAGCCCGATCTGTTGTTGCTGGATGAACCGACAAACCACCTTGATCTACCGAGTATTGAATGGTTAGAGAAATATCTGTTGCATTATCAAGGTTCAGTAGTGATCGTGTCGCATGACCGTTGGTTCCTTGATCGCATGGTGACCAAGATCGTAGAAGTATTTCAGCAAGGCTTGCATATCTATGGTGGTAACTATTCTTTCTATCAACAAGAAAAGGAAATACGGATGGAATTGCAGATGAAGGCGTTTGAAAATCAGCAGGACTTTATCCGTCAGCAAGAACGTTTTATTGAACGTTTCCGTGCAAAAGCCAGTAAAGCCGCTGCTGCACAAACTGCTATTAAGAAATTAGAAAAGCTGGATGTGATTGAAGCACCAACAAATGACCGTCCGAATATCCGTATCAACTTTGCGATTGATAAAATGCCGGGTAAAGTATTGTGCGAATTAAAACATGTAAGCAAACATTACGGCGCCACCAGAATTGTAACGAACGCTAGTGCAGAAATTGAACGGGGTGATAAAATTGCGTTGATCGGTGCGAATGGTAAAGGTAAATCTACCCTGCTCCGCATTATCGCAGGTGTTGAACAATACGAAGGTGAACGCAAATGGGGACACAATGTTGATGAAAGTTTTTATGCCCAGCATCAGTTGGAATCATTAGGTCTTAATCATACACTGCTTGATGAATTAAAAACCTGCGGCACACAGAAAACCGACCAGGAGTTACGCACCCTTCTTGGTTGCTTTCTATTTGGTGGCGATGATATCGATAAAAAGATCAAAGTATTGAGCGGTGGTGAAAAAGCAAGAATTGCATTGGCAAAAACGATCATCAGCAAGGCTAACTTCCTGATGCTCGATGAACCGACGAACCACCTGGATATGCATTCGGTTGAACTGTTGATCGAAGCATTGAACAAATACCAGGGCAGTATTATTTTGGTGAGTCACGATCGTTTCTTTGTTTCGCAAACAGCCAATAAGATCTGGGAAATTGTGGATGAAGAAATCAAGGAATTTAAAGGCACTTACACTGAATATTTAGAATGGAAAGAGCGGATGGCGAAACGAGAAGCCGATAGTAAATCATCTGCAGCTGCCAGTGAAAAAAAAACGGAAATAAAAAAAGTAGTTGAGGAAAAACCGGCAGTTCAACAACAGGCACCTGTTGCAGATACCAAACAGGTGATCAATAAAGAAGCGAAGAAAGAATTGCAGAAGCAGCAACGTATTTTACAGCAGTTGGAAGAAAAGATCAACGCTACCACCATTGAAAAAAATAAAATGGAAGCGCAACTCTCCGACCCTTCTACCTATTCTGATAAAGACAAATTCAAGCAAACCGAAACTTCTTATCAAAAGCTCAGCAAGGATCTGAAAGAATTGAATGCAGAGTATGAAGCGGCGTTTGAGAAGGTGATGGAGTTGGAGAGTAAGATGGGATGA